The nucleotide window CCCGTACGCGGTCGGGGAAGTCGGAGATGATGCCGTCCACTCCCAGCCCGATAAGGCGCAGCATCTCGCTCTCCTCGTTGACCGTCCACGAGTAGACCCGCATGGCGCGACGAAGCGTCTTTTCGATGAGGGCGCCGTCGACGAGGCTGCATTCCACGCTCAGCCCCTGCGCGTTCAGTGAGAGAGCGCGCGTGAGCAGCTCGTCCCAATCGTCGGGGCGTCCGGCCACCGTGAGGACGTAGGGCAGGCGGGGCTCGAGGTGGCGCATCGCGGTGAGGGCGTCGCCGAGGAAGGAGTTGATCGTGCAGCGCTCGATGGAGTCCGTCTTCCGGATGACATCGAGGACGGCGCGTTCGATCCCCGTCTCCTTCAGCTCCAGGAAGAGCGCCATTTCGCCTGCCGCCTGTACCGTCTCCTCCAGCGACGGCACCCGTTCGCCGGGGAACCGCTCGTCGCCGGCGTTCAGCTTCCGTGTTTCGGCGAATGTCATGGCTGACAGCGGGCCTGAACCATCGGTCGTGCGGTCGACGGTGGCGTCGTGCAGGAGGACGGGGATGCCGTCGGCGGTGGCGCGCACGTCCACCTCGACGGCGTCGGCGCCGAGCGCGAGTGCGGCGCGTATACCGGCGAGGGTGTTCTCGGGAGCGTGTCCTTTGCACGCGGCGTGGGAGAGGACAAGCATCTTCTTGTGCACGCTCTCGGTCTCCTTTCGGCGGAGATTCTTTTCAGCAGTCTATCAGGTCTTCGCTCGCGGCGCTCCCCCGGCGGGCGCTACGGTCCTGGCGAGCGGCTGCGGACAAGGTGACACGGCGGCTGGGGTGCCTTTGCACCAACAAACCAAGCTCGACTAGAATTGTGGCATCAGGCCACCACGACGGGGTATTTGATCCAGCAGAAATAGGAGGAAACTATGCCCTGGGAGGACGTAAAGCAGATCTTCCGCCCGGAAACGGTGCACATGGGGGTGATGCAGATAGACCCGGAGAAGTGCAGCCGGACACGGGGCTCGAGCTGTCAGTTGTGCTACGAGAACTGCCCCTTCCGCGCCTGGGCTGCTCCAGAGCCGGGAAAGCCACCGCAACTGAAGGAGGAGTACGAGTGCTTCAGTTGTTACAACTGCATGGTGGCCTGCCCTCGCGGCGCCGTCTCGATCGTCGAGCCCTATCATGTGGACGAGGGCTACTGGAAGACGGAGCCCCACGCTCTGCCGGCGAGGCTACCCCTCGAGCCGAAGGACGCCGACGGCAACCCCGACCAGTGGAACGCGATCGAGCGGGCGATCTACAACCGGCGCAGCGTCCGCAACTTCCGCGATAAGCCGGTGCCCGAGCACCTCATCCGGCGGGTGCTGGAGGCCGGGAGGTTCGCGCCCAGCGCCGGCAACTGCCAGCCCTGGCGCTTCATCGTCATTACCAACAAAGCCCTGCTCCAGGAGATGGACGAGGCGATCTGGGCGGGCGTAAACATGATTTACCAGATGTTCAAGAACGACGACCTCGTAAAGCAGCTTGCGGCCGGCTACGAGATGGCGCCCCAACAATCGGGGACGTGGGACCCGCGGCTGGCCCTCGGCGGCATGGGCAGCATTTCTAAGAGGAATGGGCCGCCGCTGTTGAACGCGCCGGCCGTGATCCTCATTCTCGGCGATGAGCGCGCCATCAGCGGGCCCGAGATCAACGCCGGCATCTGCGGGCAGAACATGAACCTGGTGTGCAACTCGCTGGGGATCAAGTGTTGCTGGGTGGGTTTCGCCCAGGTCATCAATCAGGTGCCGCCGATAAAGGAGAAGCTGGGCATCGAGTATCCGTGGCGGATCATTACTTCGCTCGTCATGGGCTATCCGCGGTTCAAGCAAGAAGGGATCGTGCCGAGGGAGTACCGGCCCGTGACGTGGTTCCGCGAGGACCGCGCGGGGCCGGAAATCGAGTAGCCAAGGGCTTCCGGCAGATAGAAAGGGAAGGGGGTTGCGCCCCCTTCCCTTTTTGTTTTTCCCTGTGCGGCGATGCCCTAGAAAGTCGTGTCGCCGCGCTGGAGCTGACGGAAGATCGTCCTCCGCTGGATTTCCGACGTGCCATCGGGGATGCGGGCGGTGCGCGCGATGCGGAATCCCTCCTCCAGCGCCAGTTCGCTGGAGAGTCCCATGCCGCCGTGGATCTGGATCGCCCTGTCGTAGGCGCGCTGGCACATCTCGATTGCGTAGGCCTTCGACATGCAGATTTCCTTGACGGGCACCTTGCCGGCGTCGAG belongs to Dehalococcoidia bacterium and includes:
- a CDS encoding glycerophosphodiester phosphodiesterase family protein, with protein sequence MHKKMLVLSHAACKGHAPENTLAGIRAALALGADAVEVDVRATADGIPVLLHDATVDRTTDGSGPLSAMTFAETRKLNAGDERFPGERVPSLEETVQAAGEMALFLELKETGIERAVLDVIRKTDSIERCTINSFLGDALTAMRHLEPRLPYVLTVAGRPDDWDELLTRALSLNAQGLSVECSLVDGALIEKTLRRAMRVYSWTVNEESEMLRLIGLGVDGIISDFPDRVREALVHRPWP
- a CDS encoding nitroreductase family protein codes for the protein MPWEDVKQIFRPETVHMGVMQIDPEKCSRTRGSSCQLCYENCPFRAWAAPEPGKPPQLKEEYECFSCYNCMVACPRGAVSIVEPYHVDEGYWKTEPHALPARLPLEPKDADGNPDQWNAIERAIYNRRSVRNFRDKPVPEHLIRRVLEAGRFAPSAGNCQPWRFIVITNKALLQEMDEAIWAGVNMIYQMFKNDDLVKQLAAGYEMAPQQSGTWDPRLALGGMGSISKRNGPPLLNAPAVILILGDERAISGPEINAGICGQNMNLVCNSLGIKCCWVGFAQVINQVPPIKEKLGIEYPWRIITSLVMGYPRFKQEGIVPREYRPVTWFREDRAGPEIE